TGCCCAGATGCATATAGACACAGCCAAACAATCATTTGACGTTGATTTGAAATATGATGAAGAGTCCGTCTTGAAACTTGATGATATTATTCAATCGGCTTGGCCCGAGAAGCCACCAGTCCAAATAGATAGTGTTATACTAGTATTTGGCAGTTTCTTGGGTGAAGCCATTAAACACACTCTTGGTGGTGAATGGGTAAGAACAGAGCAGGGATGGGGTGTAAAAATTGGCGAAGCAACTTTGATGGTATTTACTAAGGTCAAGAAAAGGTTGTTAAATGGTATGGAAGATTCTATTTCCTACTATTATCAAAGCACGAAGATGATGTTAAATAATAATTTTAAAGATTTTAGATAAATATATCCTATGTCATCAAAACTCCATATTGTGGCCATTACGGCATTCATCAAAAATCCGGAGAAGGACAAATTTTTGGTCGTAAAGCGAAGTATGCATGAAATTGCCTATCCTGGAAAATGGGCGTTTCCGGGAGGGAAGACTGAACGAGGCCAAACAATTCTTGAGACATTGAAACGAGAGGTATTGGAAGAAGTTGGACTTGAAGTTGAAGATTACAAAAAATTTCTTAAGGATTTTACCTTTGTCCGCCCTGATAATGTCAATGTTGTTGGACTTTGTTTTGAAGTGATCGCAAAACCAGGAACAATTGCTCTTGCAAAAGATTTCGATGAGTACAAATGGATTGTACCCAATGAACTCAAGGATTTAGATTGCATTGAGGGAATGGAAGAGGAAGTGAGAATAGGATTTGGTTTATGAAAGTAGAGTCATTCACTCCATCTGGTTATGTAGCTGAATTGTTTGAAAAAAGAAAAAGTGGATCTGGACGGGAGAGTGCAAAAGAAGATCCTTTTTTGAAACAAGCACAAGTTGGAATTAGTGCAATTTGCGATCAATTTAATAATTCTGAGGATAGAGTGAAGGAAATTATTAATAAACTAGATCCATTTTTTGAATGGGTTGATAAAAGTCTTTTGTCAAAGGGTCAAATTTCAGAAATAAAACGGTCATTATTGCAGTGTGCAGCTATTCATAATAAGAAAAAGTTTTTAGGCGCTGTTATTACGGTATTACAGCCTGCCATGGAAATAAGAAAAGCGCATGCTGCAGAATTTGAAGAAGCGCATGCAAAAGCCATGAATGAGTCAGAAGGATTTACTGAAATCAACAGGCTATTATCATATGGAAAGTCCAGTGATTTAATCCATATTCATGCATCACTAGGAAAAACGGTTGAAAATAAACTATCATTATATCGCAGCGGACTGAGAAAACTGGCTGAAATAATTGATAGAGATCCGGATATTAGGCGTATTACAGCAACCTCTCCATTGGTTGCGCAACACCCAGGATTATTTACAATAGCTGGTTTTGCAGTTGAGGATATTTCTGATGATGTTAGAATGCTACATTTCAAAAATGAAAAACAGGAAATTAAAAGGGCTTCCATTAGCCGGGAAGATTTTTTAAAAAAGTTTTTAAAAAAATAGAGCGCTCAGATCTGCGGGACTTTGCAGACTTTTTCCGCTTTGTCGATAAACAGTATGCCGTCGATATGGTCGATTTCATGCTGAAAAACTCGGGCTTGGAGTCCTGATGCTTTTATTTTTTTCTTTAAACCATTTCTATCGCAGTAGGTAATGGTTACGCTCTTCCATCGCTTGACACTGCCAAATAAATTGGGTACCGAGAGGCACCCCTCATCGCCGTTTTCCTTGAAAAGTGAATGTTGGATAATAACGGGATTGATAAGAATAATGGCTTCATGTTTTGCTTGTCGGAAATATTCATAGTTATGCGGATCCGGGGTTGTTACAATCAGCCGTATGCTTTGGTTTACTTGGGGAGCCGCTAAACCTATCCCGTCTTTTTCATACATTATCGGAACCATATCATCAATAAGTTTCTGAAATGACGGATCACTAAAATCCTCGACTTCGCGTGCTCGCTGTCGGAGTACCGGGTTGTTGTCGTGAATTGTGACAATAGGTAAAGTCATAGTGAAATACCTAGAGTATACTAGAACGTTACTGGGTCAATGTCAATAAGCCAGTCATCAGAAATTTCATTGAAAAATGTTTCAAGCTCTCTCGGCAGGGGATCAATACTGCCTGTTTCACGGTTTATTCTGATAAGAAAATAAGGCCTCTGGAGTGAACGCATAGAGCTTGTCCGAAATAACGTAATCAGGTGTTTCATCGGTGCGATAGTAGTACGCATTTTTTTCATAAGCATTTCGGATGCATCGGGAATAAGCGCCGTGTGGTGGCGAGCTATGATTTTTACAAGACGGCTGTATGGAGGCCAGGAAAATCGTTTTCGCATGGCTTCCTGCCAATCGCAGAATTCTTTCCAGTCTGCACGGTAGAGCGTCTGGATAAAAAGCGAAGTAGGATCGAATGATTGTACAACTGTCGTAATGCCAAATGTTGTTGCAAGAGCCCGTAAGCGCATGAGTGTTTGCCATTGGTACTCGAGCGATCTGAAATCGATGAGCGATTGCAGGGGGTCTCCAAGAATAATACCAATACATCCTATGCGGTCGAACCATTCCCAATGCTGCTGGAATGCGTGCGACGTTCCAATGATAATATGCGTTTGTATATCTTTTTCAATGTTACTATCTTCTTCTTTCGAAGTTTTTTTTTCCATACTCATTTCAACTACCGATACATTCGGAAAAAGCAAACGAAGTGTATTGGCAACTTTTTCGATCCCAACTCCGGAGAACCGAATGTCATGGGATTTGCAATGGGGGCAGTGCGGTGGGAGTTGTTCCGTGTGTTCACATGCCGTACATCGAAGGGAATGCGTACGCACAGAGAAGCGCATAGGGAGCTTGCATTGTTCACACGCGAAAACATGTGAGCACACCGAACACTGCGCGAGTCCGGCATATCCTTTCCTGTTTAAAAAAAGAAAGACACCTTTTGATTCCGAAAGAGATTGCGAAATAGCGTTTTGCAATACATCGCTAATAAATGCCGTGTTGCCACTTCGAAAATGGTCTTTCAGATTAACAGTTTTAATGAATGCTAATGGTGTATGCGATTGTATCGATCGAATTGGAACTGAAGTCTTGAGCGATTCATGCATTATTTCGCATGACGGCGAGAATGTGAGAAGTGTATGACTAATGCTTCTGCTCTGTGATATATATTCCACAACTGCTCGTGTAGAAAAACGCGGGTTCTGGTCGTATTGTTTGTAGTCTTTTGACTCTGCATCAAGAACAATAATATGCTCAAGTGAAGGGATATTCCACATCAGTGCATGCCGTGTTGATATGATAAGGTGGCACATTTCTTCGGCCGCAAGATCATAGGCATTTGCAAGTGATGATGCATTTGTTTCACTGGTAATACAGAGAGTGTCGTTGGGAAAGAGAGGAGCAAGAAATGCATGAATAAATACTGCATCATGGATAGATGGCGTAAGTATGAGTACTTGTTTTTTTTGTTCTTTACTATCCCGACAAATGTTGGTGATGATAGATAGGTAGCCTTGCCAGTCAGCAGCAACAATGGTCGAACGCCCATTTGGCACTGAAATGTCGCTCCGTTCGCCAACCACAATATGCGGAATAGTTATTGAGGATGGTTTTGAAGAATTTCTGTTCTTGCGAGGTTGTACAGGAATAAATAGGTATGTTGCGCGTGCAAGTGAAACCCCATAATAACGAGCAAACCACTCAATAGCTGTTTTTTGATACTCTGATAGATAGGGAGTTTTTCGTATAATTGCATCAATGCATTTAAGGTTCTGTTCGTTTTGCGCCACTTCATTTCGAATGTCCCACACAATTCCTTGGATTTTTTTATTCCTAAATTTGATTGCGACTAACTGTCCTAGGCACAAGTCGTGCGCAATGATGTCTGGCACTTCATAATCAAAATAATCGCAATGCCGTGCGAGTTTGAGTATGGGGACAATTGCTGCGATCATAGCAGTTTTCTAGAAGGTATACGAAATAATATAGTAACCCACACCCAAAGGGCCTTCATATGATTGGAAATGTGGCTTGAAGTTCATGTGGTGGAGCATGCCACCCAAGAGGACAAATGCGTTAAGTCCGCAAACTCCCGCATGGAGAGCAGCATCTTTTTGGAATGAAGTGATTTTTCTCACCGGCATGCGGCGTGAACGAAAAAGGGTAATGATATCTTGGTCAACAACTGTCGCTTCAAGCCGCAATCCTAACGGAGCGTCGGCAGTGAGGGCATGGGAGAGATCGCCGGACGCAATGACGGCAATACGCTTGTCCGATTGCTGTATAATCTTTTGGAGTACTTCGCCGTATGTCATCAATGTTTTGAATGAGCAGTCAGGCGGTTGAATAACAACGATTTTAGTCCCTAGTGCGTTCAAAAGAATAAGCGGAACGCTTGCGCTATAGTCTAGCTTTTCATCACTATTGAATTGTGAGAGGATGTGTTGTTCTTCAAGACCTCTTTTAATCGCAAGCGCTAGCACCGTATCGCATTTTATTTCTTTCTGGGTCACAAAATCCCCGAATTCTTCAAATGTTGCTTTTACTATTTCTCCGGTTTGAATGGTGAATGTATCCGAAATGCCCTTAGAGTCGGGATTGGTAATGACAAGAATAGTATCAATAGTGCATTCTGAAAGTTCGACAGCAACTTTTGCAAAACTTTGAGAAGTCACCGATACTTTGTCGGCAACATCTTTTCCAATAGTAGGAAGAAGGATGGGGGAGTGGGGGAGGATGGCACTATAGACAATGGGCATAGTTAGGGAGTTTTGAGGGCGATCGCAGGAGATTCTTCTTCCCACTCTGCACCAAGGTCAATGGGGTCACCTAATAGATGCATTTCAAGAGTTCTACCGTTTGATTGAATAATATTTGACCATTGGTAGCCGAGCGAAGTAAATACATATTCAGATGCGATGGGTCGTTTCTGTTTATTGGAAATCACATAGACTGTTGAAGAATCAGAAGATTTCACCAGTGTTCCGTCATTAAACATGATTGGTTCTCCTGACTCATACTTTTCTAGCGAGTGGAGATCTGTTGATTTGATGCGCCGTGCAGGAAAATTCGAGGATAGTACTGCTCGTTCAAGTAGTGGGTGTTTTACGGATCCAAGGGTATAATAGATTCCGCCTGTTTTGATATCTTGCATCAGTTCACCAATGGGACTTGAGAGTGCGTCAGAAACAAGGCCGCGCACTGGTATATCTGTAATATCTTTTGCAGAAACTGCAATAACTTCATCCGGGTTAAATCCGACTGTGCGGAATATTTTTTTTGAAGGAATGCCATAGAGAGCGTCCTGTGCGTACAGAAAAACTGCTCCACCTGGAATTTGGAGAAGGGAATATTGTGGGAATTGAATAGGTGTGCCAATAGGAT
The window above is part of the Patescibacteria group bacterium genome. Proteins encoded here:
- a CDS encoding NUDIX domain-containing protein — protein: MSSKLHIVAITAFIKNPEKDKFLVVKRSMHEIAYPGKWAFPGGKTERGQTILETLKREVLEEVGLEVEDYKKFLKDFTFVRPDNVNVVGLCFEVIAKPGTIALAKDFDEYKWIVPNELKDLDCIEGMEEEVRIGFGL
- the def gene encoding peptide deformylase, with the translated sequence MTLPIVTIHDNNPVLRQRAREVEDFSDPSFQKLIDDMVPIMYEKDGIGLAAPQVNQSIRLIVTTPDPHNYEYFRQAKHEAIILINPVIIQHSLFKENGDEGCLSVPNLFGSVKRWKSVTITYCDRNGLKKKIKASGLQARVFQHEIDHIDGILFIDKAEKVCKVPQI
- a CDS encoding class III extradiol dioxygenase subunit B-like domain-containing protein — translated: MPIVYSAILPHSPILLPTIGKDVADKVSVTSQSFAKVAVELSECTIDTILVITNPDSKGISDTFTIQTGEIVKATFEEFGDFVTQKEIKCDTVLALAIKRGLEEQHILSQFNSDEKLDYSASVPLILLNALGTKIVVIQPPDCSFKTLMTYGEVLQKIIQQSDKRIAVIASGDLSHALTADAPLGLRLEATVVDQDIITLFRSRRMPVRKITSFQKDAALHAGVCGLNAFVLLGGMLHHMNFKPHFQSYEGPLGVGYYIISYTF